A region of Streptomyces sp. NBC_01788 DNA encodes the following proteins:
- a CDS encoding lycopene cyclase family protein has product MLEADVAIVGAGAAGLSLAHWLARRPAGTRPVTVVLLEAPPGPLRPPHRTWCYWETENGPYDAALTTSWRRLRVHGADGHATERDIAPLRYKMLRSDDFETFVAHWTAADPDTRRLTAAVETVEPVHGGAEVRARTADGRPVAVRARWVFDSRPPGSLPAARTTLLQHFHGWFVRHDRPVFDPDAVEFMDFRTPQPAHGLSFGYVLPTGRRHALVEYTEFSARVLSREAYEAALRRYTGSVLRLGRFEVTGTESGVIPMTDAAFARQSGPSVFRIGAASGATRPSTGFTFAAVQRQTRAVAAALHAGRHPRPPPAHRARSRVMDAVLLHALDSGRVDGAAFFAELFRRVPARRLLRFLDGGTGLHEDLSIGLRTPVLPMLRSALELPRLPRRPFPGP; this is encoded by the coding sequence GTGCTGGAGGCGGACGTCGCCATCGTCGGAGCGGGAGCCGCGGGCCTGTCCCTGGCCCACTGGCTGGCCCGGCGCCCCGCCGGGACACGCCCCGTGACCGTCGTCCTCCTGGAGGCGCCGCCGGGCCCGCTGCGCCCGCCCCACCGCACCTGGTGCTACTGGGAGACCGAGAACGGCCCGTACGACGCGGCCCTCACCACGTCCTGGCGGCGGCTGCGCGTCCACGGAGCCGACGGGCACGCCACCGAACGGGACATCGCCCCGCTGCGCTACAAGATGCTCCGGTCGGACGACTTCGAGACGTTCGTCGCCCACTGGACGGCCGCCGATCCGGACACGCGGCGGCTGACGGCCGCGGTCGAGACCGTCGAGCCGGTTCACGGCGGCGCCGAGGTGCGGGCCCGTACCGCCGACGGGCGACCGGTGGCCGTGCGGGCGCGCTGGGTGTTCGACTCGCGTCCGCCGGGCAGTCTCCCGGCGGCCAGGACCACGCTGCTCCAGCACTTCCACGGCTGGTTCGTGCGCCACGACCGGCCGGTCTTCGACCCGGACGCCGTGGAGTTCATGGACTTCCGCACACCGCAGCCGGCGCACGGGCTGTCGTTCGGGTACGTCCTGCCCACCGGGCGGCGCCACGCGCTCGTCGAGTACACCGAGTTCTCCGCGCGGGTCCTGTCGCGCGAGGCGTACGAGGCCGCGCTGCGGCGCTACACGGGGAGTGTGCTGCGGCTCGGCCGCTTCGAGGTCACCGGTACCGAGTCAGGGGTGATCCCCATGACGGACGCCGCGTTCGCCCGGCAGAGCGGGCCGTCGGTCTTTCGCATCGGCGCGGCCTCCGGGGCGACCCGCCCGTCGACCGGGTTCACGTTCGCCGCCGTGCAGCGCCAGACGCGCGCCGTGGCCGCCGCGCTGCACGCGGGACGCCATCCCCGGCCGCCGCCCGCGCACCGGGCCCGCTCACGGGTCATGGACGCCGTCCTGCTGCACGCCCTCGACAGTGGCCGCGTCGACGGGGCGGCCTTCTTCGCCGAGCTGTTCCGGCGGGTTCCGGCACGGCGGCTGCTGCGCTTCCTCGACGGCGGGACCGGGCTCCACGAGGACCTGTCGATCGGCCTGCGCACCCCCGTCCTGCCCATGCTGCGCTCCGCACTCGAACTGCCCCGCCTGCCCCGTCGGCCCTTCCCCGGCCCCTGA
- the crtI gene encoding phytoene desaturase family protein codes for MTRTLTGRTDHVVVVGAGLSGLSAALHLLGAGRRVTVVERDPLPGGRAGRLVRGGYLIDTGPTVLTMPDIAEEAFAAVGERLGDRVELVPLHPAYRARFADGAVLDVHTEAAAMEAEVERFAGGAEAAGYRRLRAWLEQLHRVQRRRFIDTNFDSPLQLVNADLVRLAALGGFGRLDARIGRYLRDERLRRVFSFQSLYAGVAPHRALAAYAVIAYMDTVAGVYFPRGGMHALPRAMADAAAHAGADLRFGRAVTRLERSGDRITAVVTADERIPCDAVVLTPDLPAAYRLLGRTPRRPVPVTHAPSAVVLHAGCDRTWPQLAHHTLSFGRAWRRTFHELTRTGELMSDPSLLITRPTATDPGLAPPGRHLHYVLAPCPNTALGPSAAQWGDLAPRYRDALLTELERRGLAGIGSAIERQCLVTPADWQALGHAAGTPFSAAHTFAQTGPFRPRNLVRGTENAVLAGCGTTPGVGVPTVLLSGKLAAARITGGAAARPGARGPARTAARGARS; via the coding sequence ATGACCAGGACCCTCACCGGGCGCACCGATCACGTGGTGGTCGTCGGTGCCGGGCTGTCCGGGCTGTCGGCCGCACTGCATCTGCTGGGCGCGGGCCGCCGGGTCACCGTCGTCGAACGGGACCCGCTGCCCGGCGGGCGGGCCGGCCGGCTGGTGCGTGGCGGCTACCTCATCGACACCGGCCCGACCGTGCTGACCATGCCGGACATCGCCGAGGAGGCGTTCGCCGCGGTCGGCGAGCGGCTCGGCGACCGGGTGGAACTGGTGCCGCTGCATCCGGCGTACCGGGCGAGGTTCGCCGACGGCGCCGTGCTCGACGTGCACACCGAGGCGGCCGCGATGGAGGCGGAGGTGGAGCGCTTCGCGGGCGGCGCGGAGGCGGCGGGGTACCGGCGGCTGCGCGCCTGGCTCGAACAGCTCCACCGGGTACAGCGGCGCCGGTTCATCGACACCAACTTCGACTCGCCGCTGCAACTGGTCAACGCCGATCTGGTCCGGCTGGCCGCCCTGGGCGGCTTCGGGCGGCTCGACGCGCGCATCGGCCGGTACCTGCGGGACGAACGGCTGCGCCGGGTCTTCTCCTTCCAGTCGCTGTACGCGGGGGTCGCACCGCACCGGGCCCTCGCCGCGTACGCGGTGATCGCCTACATGGACACCGTCGCCGGGGTGTACTTCCCGCGCGGCGGCATGCACGCGCTGCCTCGGGCCATGGCGGACGCCGCCGCCCACGCGGGCGCCGACCTGCGGTTCGGCCGGGCGGTCACCCGGCTGGAACGGTCCGGCGACCGGATCACCGCGGTCGTGACGGCCGACGAGCGCATCCCGTGCGACGCCGTCGTCCTCACGCCGGACCTGCCGGCCGCCTATCGCCTGCTCGGGCGCACGCCGCGCCGCCCGGTGCCGGTGACGCATGCGCCGTCCGCCGTGGTCCTGCACGCCGGATGCGATCGCACCTGGCCCCAACTGGCGCACCACACCCTGTCGTTCGGGCGGGCGTGGCGACGCACCTTCCACGAACTGACCCGGACCGGAGAGCTCATGAGCGACCCCTCCCTGCTGATCACCCGCCCCACGGCCACCGATCCCGGGCTGGCCCCGCCGGGCCGCCATCTCCACTACGTCCTGGCGCCCTGCCCCAACACGGCCCTGGGGCCGTCCGCCGCGCAGTGGGGCGACCTCGCGCCGCGCTACCGCGACGCGCTGCTCACCGAGCTGGAACGCAGGGGCCTCGCGGGCATCGGGTCCGCGATCGAGCGCCAGTGCCTGGTCACTCCCGCCGACTGGCAGGCTCTGGGCCATGCCGCGGGGACGCCTTTCTCCGCCGCCCACACCTTCGCGCAGACCGGTCCCTTCCGGCCCCGCAACCTGGTGCGCGGCACCGAGAACGCGGTGCTGGCCGGGTGCGGCACCACGCCCGGCGTCGGCGTGCCGACCGTCCTGCTGTCCGGCAAGCTGGCGGCGGCCCGTATCACCGGAGGGGCGGCGGCCCGGCCGGGAGCGCGCGGACCCGCGCGCACGGCGGCCCGCGGAGCGCGCTCATGA
- a CDS encoding phytoene/squalene synthase family protein gives MTGRELDAAGITDPALRQAYTRCRRLNARHGRTYFLATRLLTAERRPAVHALYGFARWADDIVDSLDPAVGADSRSAALARLQEELESALREGRSGEPTVRAVADTARRYRIDHRHFTDFMASMRSDLEVTDYATYADLRTYMHGSAAVIGLQMLPVLGTVVPREEAAPHAAALGVAFQLTNFLRDVGEDLDRGRVYLPADLLAAHGADRELLRWSRDRGRADRRIVAALRAFEDLTRRVYRRAAPGIAMLDPVSRPCIRTAFVLYAGILDAVADAGYSTVQRRAVVARRRRAVVAADGLVRVAAARLTERRRGPLRTEQPLSEPLTTPPAPVQREVV, from the coding sequence ATGACCGGCCGCGAGCTGGACGCGGCGGGCATCACCGATCCGGCGCTGCGTCAGGCGTACACGCGGTGCCGTCGGCTGAACGCCCGTCACGGCAGGACGTACTTCCTCGCCACCCGGCTCCTGACCGCCGAGCGGCGGCCGGCGGTGCATGCCCTGTACGGTTTCGCGCGGTGGGCGGACGACATCGTCGACTCGCTCGACCCGGCGGTTGGCGCGGATTCGCGGTCCGCGGCGCTCGCCCGGCTCCAGGAGGAGCTGGAGTCCGCTCTGCGCGAGGGCCGCAGCGGTGAGCCGACGGTGCGGGCCGTGGCCGACACCGCACGCCGGTACCGGATCGACCACCGCCACTTCACCGACTTCATGGCCTCGATGCGCAGCGATCTGGAGGTCACGGACTACGCGACCTATGCCGACCTGCGCACCTACATGCACGGCTCGGCCGCGGTGATCGGGCTGCAGATGCTGCCGGTGCTCGGGACGGTGGTGCCGCGCGAGGAGGCGGCCCCGCACGCCGCCGCGCTCGGCGTCGCCTTCCAGCTCACCAACTTCCTGCGGGACGTCGGCGAGGACCTGGACCGCGGCCGGGTCTACCTGCCCGCCGACCTGCTGGCAGCGCACGGGGCCGACCGGGAGCTGCTGCGCTGGAGCCGGGACCGGGGCCGCGCCGACCGGCGCATCGTGGCGGCGCTGCGCGCCTTCGAGGACCTCACCCGGCGGGTGTACCGCCGGGCCGCGCCCGGCATCGCCATGCTCGACCCGGTGTCCCGGCCCTGCATCAGGACCGCGTTCGTGCTGTACGCGGGCATTCTCGACGCGGTCGCCGACGCCGGGTACAGCACGGTGCAGCGGCGGGCCGTGGTGGCGCGGAGGCGCCGTGCGGTGGTCGCCGCGGACGGTCTCGTCCGTGTGGCCGCGGCCCGCCTCACCGAGCGCCGCCGCGGCCCCCTCCGTACGGAGCAGCCGCTTTCCGAGCCCCTCACCACACCGCCCGCACCGGTACAGCGGGAGGTCGTGTGA
- a CDS encoding DUF5914 domain-containing protein, producing MKSRPSGRPRHGLLRVRQRPVPWQDQRPTWMDARPAVIAQALKRAQARPSGNWYVVGAVRDVGGERPLAGTVGGREVVVWRGAEGRLVAGPGACPHLGAPLADSAVRCGTLICHWHGLALDGTPFAGWEPLPVYDDGMLVWVRLDDVGGEPATAAPFVPRRPAGSAALSAVYVGVGACEPEDVVANRLDPWHGAWFHPYSFVDLRVVAPGGGTARRGGTEGDDGFTVDVSFKVAGRLVVPVRAEFTAPEPRTVVMRITEGEGRGSVVETHATPLGPDSWGRPRTAVVEAVIATSDRPGFAAARRAAPLLRPLIRAAAGRLWRDDLAYAERRWTLRSTNRFPG from the coding sequence GTGAAGTCCCGGCCCTCCGGCCGCCCCCGGCACGGCCTCCTGCGGGTGCGGCAACGTCCCGTTCCCTGGCAGGACCAGCGCCCGACCTGGATGGACGCCCGCCCAGCCGTCATCGCGCAGGCGCTGAAGCGGGCGCAGGCCCGCCCGTCGGGCAACTGGTACGTCGTCGGGGCCGTCCGTGACGTGGGCGGCGAGCGCCCCCTCGCCGGGACCGTCGGCGGCCGGGAGGTCGTCGTCTGGCGCGGCGCGGAGGGCCGGCTGGTGGCCGGTCCCGGAGCCTGCCCGCACCTGGGGGCGCCGCTGGCGGACAGCGCGGTCCGGTGCGGCACGCTGATCTGCCACTGGCACGGACTCGCCCTGGACGGGACACCGTTCGCCGGCTGGGAGCCGCTGCCGGTGTACGACGACGGGATGCTGGTCTGGGTGCGCCTGGACGACGTCGGCGGTGAGCCGGCCACCGCCGCGCCGTTCGTTCCCCGGCGGCCCGCCGGTTCCGCCGCGCTGTCGGCCGTCTACGTGGGCGTCGGCGCCTGCGAGCCCGAGGACGTGGTCGCCAACCGGCTGGACCCCTGGCACGGCGCCTGGTTCCACCCGTACTCGTTCGTGGACCTCAGGGTGGTCGCGCCGGGCGGCGGGACCGCGCGCCGTGGCGGGACGGAGGGCGACGACGGTTTCACCGTGGACGTGTCCTTCAAGGTGGCGGGGCGCCTGGTCGTGCCCGTACGGGCGGAGTTCACCGCCCCCGAGCCGCGCACGGTGGTCATGCGCATCACCGAGGGCGAGGGGCGGGGCTCGGTGGTGGAGACACACGCCACGCCGCTCGGCCCCGACTCGTGGGGCCGGCCGCGTACCGCCGTCGTGGAGGCGGTGATCGCCACCTCCGACCGCCCGGGCTTCGCCGCGGCCCGCCGCGCGGCACCGCTGCTGCGGCCACTGATCCGCGCGGCCGCAGGACGCCTGTGGCGCGACGATCTCGCCTACGCGGAACGCCGCTGGACCCTGCGCTCCACGAACCGCTTCCCGGGCTGA